One Chryseobacterium indoltheticum DNA segment encodes these proteins:
- a CDS encoding RagB/SusD family nutrient uptake outer membrane protein has product MKKIFLAISLVSLMASCSEDFVDIKDEGRTEVSDFFTTQDDAMRATSAIYSFLRSWENTGFPAQFVYGVTGDDVEKGSNPGDAAFINAYDNFTFTVSDDGVRGYWIGQWQAVNRANQVITNVPKIEMDTTLKNRLVAEARVLRAYFYFNLVRIYGGVPIFDGLPADGNYLKARNSKEEVYKFIVADLIAASEVLPQTYPASDLGRVTKGGALGLLSKVYLYMKDYQKAYDTSNQVIAMGYSLDPDFNHLFRPAGEFGTESVFEVNCGCDPSLGKDAGSQYAEVQGVRDQFGWGFFTPTTALENAFEPGDIRKELTILREGETTLEGDLVKKGDPNAGNMWNQKVYVPRSLNNSSCGYGSIQNVRILRFADILLINAEAANELGNTSAAILNINKVRFRANLGNTTASTQAALRTAIWQERRVELAMENDRFPDLVRTGQAAAVLGPKGFTPGKNELFPIPLDAMNASNGLFVQNPGY; this is encoded by the coding sequence ATGAAAAAAATATTTTTAGCAATCTCTTTGGTTTCGTTAATGGCTAGTTGTAGCGAAGATTTTGTAGATATCAAAGATGAAGGACGTACAGAAGTATCAGACTTCTTTACAACACAAGATGATGCGATGCGTGCAACAAGCGCTATTTATAGTTTTTTAAGAAGCTGGGAAAATACTGGTTTCCCTGCACAGTTTGTTTATGGAGTAACTGGTGATGATGTTGAAAAAGGATCTAATCCTGGTGATGCAGCTTTTATAAATGCATACGATAATTTTACTTTTACAGTAAGTGATGACGGAGTAAGAGGATACTGGATTGGGCAGTGGCAAGCTGTTAACAGAGCCAATCAGGTGATTACCAATGTTCCTAAAATTGAAATGGATACTACACTTAAAAATAGATTAGTAGCAGAAGCCAGAGTGTTGAGAGCCTACTTCTATTTCAATTTAGTAAGAATTTACGGTGGAGTTCCTATTTTTGACGGATTGCCTGCAGATGGAAATTATCTGAAAGCAAGAAATTCTAAAGAAGAAGTTTACAAGTTTATTGTTGCAGATCTTATTGCAGCGTCTGAAGTTTTACCTCAGACATATCCTGCATCAGATCTTGGAAGAGTTACCAAAGGAGGCGCTTTAGGACTACTTTCAAAGGTATATCTTTACATGAAAGATTATCAAAAAGCTTATGATACTTCAAATCAGGTTATTGCAATGGGATATTCTTTGGATCCGGACTTTAATCATTTATTCAGACCTGCTGGGGAATTTGGTACAGAGTCTGTTTTTGAAGTTAACTGTGGTTGTGATCCCTCTTTAGGTAAAGATGCAGGGAGTCAATATGCGGAAGTTCAAGGTGTAAGAGATCAATTTGGATGGGGATTCTTTACTCCAACAACAGCATTAGAAAATGCCTTTGAACCAGGAGATATCAGAAAGGAACTTACTATTTTAAGAGAAGGAGAAACAACTCTTGAAGGAGATTTAGTTAAGAAAGGAGATCCTAATGCTGGAAACATGTGGAATCAAAAAGTGTATGTTCCCAGATCTCTAAATAATAGCTCATGTGGCTACGGTTCTATTCAAAATGTTAGAATCCTAAGATTTGCTGATATTCTTTTAATTAATGCAGAAGCAGCTAACGAATTAGGAAATACATCTGCTGCTATCTTAAATATTAATAAAGTGAGATTCAGAGCAAATCTAGGAAATACTACAGCTTCTACACAGGCTGCTCTTAGAACGGCTATTTGGCAAGAAAGAAGAGTAGAACTGGCTATGGAAAACGACAGATTCCCGGATTTAGTAAGAACAGGACAGGCTGCTGCAGTTTTAGGGCCTAAAGGATTTACTCCAGGAAAAAATGAACTTTTCCCTATTCCTTTGGATGCGATGAATGCAAGCAATGGACTATTCGTTCAAAACCCTGGTTATTAA
- a CDS encoding SusC/RagA family TonB-linked outer membrane protein has product MKQTNLKYSCLIAVLYFGMNVNGQVAPKDTVAKEQKIEEVVLIGYGTQKKENITGSIGLVTAKDLADKPNSNPLSSVQGKLAGVNITNTGTPGGSPRVDIRGVGSLTGNTVFIVDGMITTDISYLNPQDIESMSVLKDPSSLAIFGAQAANGAVIIKTKTGKGKPVYNFNSYIGFKKVTNIPKMVNSDQYIELYNEKLINDNGSSAGSISRANFPADTDWYKEIFRTSIINANDFSATGSIGKLNYYGSLGYLQDEGNLAAGSGINSGSGFNRFNSKLNLSYKITDNITDNITIGNNFSFSKMRTDISANPLLTAFIAPPIFSTINPTTGDYQYFDGYNIANPRAQLDLYRSQRREERLLNNVFGEVKFLKDFTARISYSSDSYSPSQYEFTPTLTYIPDDKETPSTLVTRNYRNRNYVWDNTINWKKSFGNHNFDVLAGFSRTRTSVSQDYWSARGVNYNGTNESLNINNGTGLVHHIIDVPDLNVDQDQQRIESFFGRLNYDYKGKYLINGSIRRDASSQVSVDRARVFPAVSAGWVVSKEDFMSGQNVFNLLKLRASYGELGNPNIGRGYTANISQILSGAYFGNVGAPATTVDQFIDPNIGWETTTGKDVGIEMALFNNKLKIDAAYYDKDSKNVVYGVNQGTVSGAANWRNFVTNAYSFNNRGFEVSVNYNTKLSDNVSFGVYGNFTSLKNEITSVYLDSYLETGASLFGNSIIRLEKGHAVGSYYGYDVAGVFQTDAEAAASGQPGAKAGWFKFADQDGNGVIDTRDKTFLGSPIPKGTYGFGVNFNVYAFDIAVDFQGVFGNKIYNYNREQRYGNETWDLDMYNNRWNGAGTSNTNSMITSNQLIIAPNSFYVEDGSYIRIRNIQVGYNLPKSFANALSITKLRLYVSAQNPWTSFKYNGFSPEITNTDRVQMGIDNNIYPISAIYTMGMNLTF; this is encoded by the coding sequence ATGAAACAAACTAATTTAAAGTACTCTTGTCTTATTGCCGTTCTCTATTTTGGGATGAATGTCAATGGGCAGGTTGCTCCTAAAGACACTGTTGCGAAAGAGCAGAAAATAGAGGAGGTTGTGCTCATAGGATATGGTACACAGAAAAAAGAAAACATTACAGGGAGTATTGGTTTGGTTACAGCAAAAGATCTTGCTGATAAACCCAACTCAAACCCACTTAGTTCTGTTCAAGGGAAACTGGCAGGGGTAAATATTACCAATACTGGTACTCCCGGAGGTTCACCAAGAGTTGACATCAGAGGAGTGGGTTCATTAACCGGGAATACAGTATTTATTGTAGACGGTATGATTACAACGGATATCTCTTATCTTAATCCGCAGGATATCGAATCGATGAGTGTTCTGAAAGATCCATCGAGTTTAGCTATTTTTGGAGCTCAGGCAGCGAATGGTGCTGTAATCATTAAAACGAAGACTGGAAAAGGAAAACCTGTTTACAATTTCAATTCTTATATTGGATTTAAAAAGGTAACTAACATTCCTAAAATGGTTAATTCTGATCAGTATATCGAGTTATACAACGAAAAACTGATAAATGACAACGGTTCGAGTGCTGGCTCTATTTCCAGAGCAAATTTCCCTGCAGATACAGATTGGTACAAAGAGATTTTCCGTACAAGCATTATTAATGCTAATGATTTTTCTGCAACAGGAAGTATTGGAAAACTAAATTATTATGGTAGTTTAGGATACCTTCAGGATGAAGGTAATCTCGCGGCAGGTAGTGGTATTAATTCGGGAAGTGGGTTTAATAGATTTAACAGTAAATTAAACTTAAGCTATAAGATTACCGATAACATTACCGATAACATTACGATAGGAAATAACTTCAGTTTTTCTAAAATGCGTACTGATATCTCAGCGAATCCTTTATTAACCGCTTTTATTGCTCCACCAATATTTTCCACAATCAATCCTACCACAGGAGATTATCAGTATTTTGACGGGTATAATATTGCTAATCCAAGAGCACAGCTTGATCTTTATCGTTCTCAAAGAAGAGAAGAAAGATTATTGAATAATGTGTTTGGAGAAGTTAAGTTTTTAAAAGACTTTACGGCTAGAATAAGCTATTCTTCTGATAGTTATAGTCCTAGTCAATATGAATTTACACCAACTTTAACTTACATTCCTGATGATAAGGAAACTCCTTCAACTTTAGTTACCCGAAATTACAGAAATAGAAATTACGTTTGGGATAATACCATCAATTGGAAAAAGAGCTTCGGAAACCATAACTTTGATGTATTAGCAGGATTCTCTAGAACGAGAACATCTGTATCACAGGATTATTGGTCTGCCAGAGGTGTCAATTATAATGGAACAAACGAATCTCTGAACATTAATAATGGTACCGGTCTCGTTCACCATATTATAGATGTCCCAGATTTAAATGTAGATCAAGATCAACAAAGAATTGAATCTTTCTTCGGAAGATTAAACTATGATTATAAAGGGAAATATCTGATTAATGGTTCTATCCGTAGAGATGCAAGTTCACAAGTTAGTGTTGATCGAGCTAGGGTGTTTCCTGCTGTTAGTGCAGGCTGGGTAGTGTCTAAAGAAGATTTTATGAGTGGACAGAACGTTTTCAATCTTTTGAAATTGAGAGCAAGTTATGGTGAATTAGGAAATCCTAATATTGGAAGAGGATATACTGCAAACATATCACAAATACTAAGTGGTGCCTACTTCGGAAATGTAGGAGCTCCTGCTACAACTGTTGATCAATTTATCGATCCTAACATTGGTTGGGAGACTACTACTGGAAAGGATGTAGGAATAGAAATGGCATTATTTAATAATAAGCTGAAAATTGACGCTGCATATTACGATAAAGATTCTAAAAATGTAGTTTATGGAGTGAATCAGGGTACAGTATCTGGTGCTGCTAACTGGAGAAATTTCGTCACCAATGCTTATTCTTTCAATAACAGAGGTTTTGAAGTTTCTGTTAATTATAATACTAAGCTTAGTGATAATGTTAGTTTTGGAGTGTATGGTAATTTTACATCACTTAAAAATGAAATCACATCTGTTTATCTTGACTCTTATTTAGAAACTGGAGCCAGCTTATTTGGTAATTCAATTATAAGATTAGAAAAAGGTCATGCAGTTGGTTCTTATTATGGTTACGATGTTGCAGGTGTCTTTCAAACAGACGCAGAAGCAGCTGCATCAGGACAACCAGGTGCAAAAGCAGGATGGTTTAAGTTTGCTGATCAAGATGGTAATGGGGTTATTGACACAAGAGATAAAACATTCTTAGGAAGTCCGATTCCGAAAGGAACGTATGGTTTTGGGGTTAACTTTAATGTGTATGCTTTTGATATTGCGGTTGATTTCCAAGGTGTATTCGGTAATAAAATATACAATTACAATCGTGAACAACGTTACGGTAACGAGACTTGGGATTTAGACATGTATAACAACAGATGGAATGGAGCAGGCACTTCTAATACCAATTCTATGATCACATCCAACCAATTAATAATTGCACCAAACAGTTTCTATGTTGAGGATGGTAGTTATATAAGAATAAGAAATATTCAGGTTGGTTACAATTTACCGAAATCTTTTGCCAATGCTTTATCTATAACAAAACTAAGATTGTACGTGAGTGCTCAGAATCCTTGGACGAGCTTCAAGTATAATGGCTTTTCACCTGAAATTACCAATACGGATAGAGTGCAAATGGGAATTGATAATAATATTTATCCAATTTCAGCAATTTATACAATGGGTATGAACTTAACATTTTAA